In Streptomyces sp. NBC_01551, one DNA window encodes the following:
- a CDS encoding ABC transporter substrate-binding protein, with the protein MTTHRTSKRRLAAGTAVVLAAMLTATACGGDDTKKDEGKAGASGFNAGIGKVANASDKKGGELKFVGTQEADSWDPQRGYYGFMWDFARYYTRQLVSFKPAPGGESTELVPDLAAGKAEISDGGKTYKYTLKDNVTWEDGSPVTAQDIKYGIERTWAQDVISGGPVYLMQVLDPKTEYKGPYKDETPDKLGLKAIETPDAKTIVFKLPQPNGDFEQMLAMPAASPVKKEKDTAAKYGLKPFSNGPYKIDSYEPNKVMKLSRNENWKPESDTIRKALPDSISVTFMANADDMDKRLMNGEFDLDINATGIGQAARATALKDHKANLDNGQTGFIRYAVFPQTVAPFDNIDCRKAVIYAADHKSLQTARGGPQAGGDIAPNMLPLGVKGSDASYDPYEVLKNDGKPNVEKAKEHLKACGKPEGFKTTIAVRNNKPVEVATAVSLQNALKQVGIEAEVDQFDGAQTSGIIGSPKVVKEKGYGIIIMGWGADFPTGQGFSQPLVDGRFILQSGNNNFSELNDPAVNGLFDQAIAETDPAKAGDIYKQMNQKVSEAAVYLPFVYDKTITWRSTRLTNAYTSDAYNGRYDYASLGVVK; encoded by the coding sequence GTGACTACCCATCGCACGTCGAAGCGCAGACTGGCCGCCGGCACGGCCGTCGTGCTCGCGGCCATGCTGACCGCGACCGCCTGTGGCGGCGACGACACCAAGAAGGACGAGGGCAAGGCCGGCGCCAGCGGCTTCAACGCGGGTATCGGCAAGGTCGCCAACGCGTCGGACAAGAAGGGCGGCGAGCTCAAGTTCGTCGGTACCCAGGAAGCCGACTCGTGGGACCCGCAGCGCGGTTACTACGGCTTCATGTGGGACTTCGCCCGCTACTACACCCGCCAGCTGGTCAGCTTCAAGCCGGCCCCCGGTGGTGAGAGCACCGAGCTCGTTCCCGACCTCGCCGCAGGCAAGGCCGAGATCAGCGACGGCGGCAAGACCTACAAGTACACCCTGAAGGACAACGTGACCTGGGAGGACGGCTCGCCCGTCACCGCCCAGGACATCAAGTACGGCATCGAGCGCACCTGGGCCCAGGACGTCATCTCCGGCGGCCCGGTCTACCTGATGCAGGTCCTCGACCCGAAGACCGAGTACAAGGGTCCGTACAAGGACGAGACCCCGGACAAGCTCGGCCTCAAGGCGATCGAGACCCCGGACGCGAAGACCATCGTCTTCAAGCTCCCGCAGCCCAACGGCGACTTCGAGCAGATGCTCGCCATGCCGGCCGCGAGCCCGGTCAAGAAGGAGAAGGACACCGCGGCCAAGTACGGCCTGAAGCCCTTCTCCAACGGCCCGTACAAGATCGACTCGTACGAGCCCAACAAGGTCATGAAGCTCTCGCGCAACGAGAACTGGAAGCCCGAGTCGGACACCATCCGCAAGGCGCTCCCGGACTCCATCTCGGTCACGTTCATGGCGAACGCGGACGACATGGACAAGCGCCTGATGAACGGCGAGTTCGACCTCGACATCAACGCGACCGGCATCGGCCAGGCGGCCCGCGCCACCGCGCTGAAGGACCACAAGGCGAACCTGGACAACGGCCAGACCGGCTTCATCCGCTACGCGGTCTTCCCGCAGACGGTCGCCCCGTTCGACAACATCGACTGCCGCAAGGCCGTCATCTACGCGGCCGACCACAAGTCGCTGCAGACCGCCCGCGGCGGCCCGCAGGCCGGTGGCGACATCGCCCCCAACATGCTGCCGCTGGGTGTCAAGGGCTCCGACGCCTCCTACGACCCGTACGAGGTCCTGAAGAACGACGGCAAGCCGAACGTCGAGAAGGCCAAGGAGCACCTCAAGGCCTGCGGCAAGCCCGAGGGCTTCAAGACCACCATCGCGGTCCGCAACAACAAGCCGGTCGAGGTCGCCACGGCCGTCTCGCTGCAGAACGCCCTGAAGCAGGTCGGCATCGAGGCCGAGGTCGACCAGTTCGACGGCGCCCAGACCTCCGGGATCATCGGTTCGCCGAAGGTCGTCAAGGAGAAGGGCTACGGCATCATCATCATGGGCTGGGGCGCCGACTTCCCGACCGGTCAGGGCTTCTCCCAGCCGCTGGTCGACGGCCGCTTCATCCTGCAGAGCGGTAACAACAACTTCTCCGAGCTGAACGACCCGGCGGTCAACGGCCTGTTCGACCAGGCCATCGCGGAGACGGACCCGGCCAAGGCCGGCGACATCTACAAGCAGATGAACCAGAAGGTCTCCGAGGCCGCGGTCTACCTGCCCTTCGTCT